GCATCTCCCCCTGCTCGACCAGCGAGACGAGCTCCTGGAGCTCGGTGTACTTCCCGACGATGTTCCCGACGAAGGAGAACTCCCCGTTGACCAGTGCCTGGGCGGGTTCATGGATGTGTCCGCCGTAGCCGATGATGTGGTGATCGCCCCCCGGTGCGACGATCTCAGGGGCCAGCGCCGTGGTCTGATCCGCGCCGACGAAGTCGAGCACCTGCTCTGCGCCCGCGCCGTCGGTGATCCCCGCAATCGCCTCGGCGACGTCCTCGTCGGCGGAGTTGATCGTGTGGTCCGCCCCGAGCCGATCCGCAAGCGAGAGGGCCTCGTCTTTGACGTCGACGGCGATGGTCGTGCTCGCACTCATCGCCTCCACCGCTTGGAGACCGATGTGGCCCAGCCCGCCGATCCCGATCACGACCGTGTAGCTCCCCGGAAACAGGTTCGGGGTCGCCTTCTTGACCGCGTGATACGCGGTGATCCCGGCGTCGGCGTGGGGCGCGATCTCGACGGGATCGACCGAATCGAGTTTGATCGCCGCGCGTTCGGAGGTCAGCAGGTACTCCGCGAACCCGCCGTCGACGTTCAGGCCGGGAAACGAGGCGTTCTCGCAGTGCATGTCCTCGCCGAGCCGACAGGCCCGACACTCCCCGCAGGTCACGTGGGGATGACAGATCACCTTATCGCCGACCTCCACGGTCGTCACCTCCTCGCCGATCTCCACTACTTCCCCGGCGTTCTCGTGGCCGAGCGTCATCGGCAGGTCCTGTTCGACGTAGTCGGTCCACATCCCCTCGATAATGTGGTTGTCCGTCTGGCACCACCCGGCCCCCTCGACCTCGATCACGACGTGATCCGAGCGGGTCGGCTCGGGCCGCTCTACCTCGTCGATCGAGAGCGCCTCGCCCATCTCCTCGGTGTAGTCGTGGAGTCTCGCGGCGTCCATAATACGGCTCGATACTCGACTGATACCGACAAAAAGATTGTGTACAAGGCAGTCCGGGCGGACCGCCGGTGTGCGAAATTATAATGATAGTGCGTCCGTAGTTGCTACTGGTATGTACACATATGACGGTGAAGACGTGTTCGTGCTCGACGGGCACGTCCACTGGTGGGACGCGAGCAAGGAGAACATCAAACACGAAGGTGGCGAGCAGTTCATCCGCTGTTTCTACGACTATCACACCGGTTT
The DNA window shown above is from Halalkalicoccus jeotgali B3 and carries:
- a CDS encoding NAD(P)-dependent alcohol dehydrogenase — protein: MDAARLHDYTEEMGEALSIDEVERPEPTRSDHVVIEVEGAGWCQTDNHIIEGMWTDYVEQDLPMTLGHENAGEVVEIGEEVTTVEVGDKVICHPHVTCGECRACRLGEDMHCENASFPGLNVDGGFAEYLLTSERAAIKLDSVDPVEIAPHADAGITAYHAVKKATPNLFPGSYTVVIGIGGLGHIGLQAVEAMSASTTIAVDVKDEALSLADRLGADHTINSADEDVAEAIAGITDGAGAEQVLDFVGADQTTALAPEIVAPGGDHHIIGYGGHIHEPAQALVNGEFSFVGNIVGKYTELQELVSLVEQGEMHLETTQYPIEEINDVAAALEEGEIEGRAVIVP